One genomic segment of Gopherus flavomarginatus isolate rGopFla2 chromosome 11, rGopFla2.mat.asm, whole genome shotgun sequence includes these proteins:
- the STMN3 gene encoding stathmin-3: MASTVSAYKEKMKELSLLSLICSCFHTQPHPNTIYQYGDMEVKQLDKRASGQSFEVILKSPSDLSPESPVLSSPPKKKDLSLEELQKRLEAAEERRKTQEAQVLKQLAEKREHEREVLHKALEENNNFSRLAEEKLNYKMELSKEIREAHLAALRERLREKELHAAEVRRNKEQREEISG; encoded by the exons CCTACAAGGAGAAAATGAAGGAGCTGTCCTTGCTCTCACTGATCTGCTCCTGTTTCCACACTCAGCCGCACCCCAATACCATCTACCAGTATGGAG ACATGGAGGTGAAACAGCTGGACAAAAGGGCATCTGGCCAGAGTTTTGAAGTGATCCTGAAGTCCCCTTCGGACTTGTCCCCTGAGAGTCCagtcctctcttctcctcctaAGAAGAAGGACCTGTCCCTGGAGGAGCTGCAGAAGAGGCTGGAGGctgcagaggagaggaggaag ACCCAAGAGGCCCAAGTGCTGAAGCAGCTGGCGGAGAAGCGGGAGCACGAACGGGAGGTGCTGCACAAGGCCCTGGAGGAGAACAATAACTTCAGCCGGCTGGCTGAGGAGAAGCTCAACTACAAGATGGAGCTGAGCAAGGAGATCCGCGAAGCTCACCTAGCTGCCTTGAGGGAGCGACTGCGTGAGAAG GAACTGCATGCAGCTGAGGTTCGCAGGAACAAGGAACAGCGGGAGGAGATCTCTGGATAA